The Vicia villosa cultivar HV-30 ecotype Madison, WI linkage group LG1, Vvil1.0, whole genome shotgun sequence genome includes a region encoding these proteins:
- the LOC131614727 gene encoding histidine-containing phosphotransfer protein 1-like — protein MDHLQRKLRDHEANMFQQGILDDQFSQLQKLQDDSSPDFVYEVVTLFFADSDKLLNNMSRALEQPSVNFKQIDAHAHQQKGSSASVGAARVTSICATFRSFCEAQNLEGCCRCLQQLRQEYDQLKTNLLYLFKLQRDIKAFRRSIPTRE, from the exons ATGGATCATTTACAGAGGAAGCTACGCGACCATGAAGCTAATATGTTTCAACAG GGAATTCTGGATGATCAGTTCAGTCAGCTTCAGAAACTTCAAGATGACAGTAGTCCAGATTTTGTCTATGAGGTTGTCACTTTGTTCTTTGCTGATTCTGACAAACTACTCAACAACATGTCACGTGCACT AGAGCAACCATCGGTGAATTTCAAACAAATTGATGCTCATGCCCATCAACAAAAGGGAAGCAGTGCTAG TGTTGGTGCGGCTAGAGTTACAAGTATTTGTGCCACCTTCAGAAGTTTCTGTGAGGCTCAGAATCTGGAAGG GTGTTGTAGATGTCTACAACAATTGCGACAGGAATACGATCAACTGAAGACTAATCTTCTATACCTATTCAAG CTGCAACGAGACATCAAGGCTTTCCGTCGTTCTATTCCTACAAGGGAGTAA
- the LOC131614736 gene encoding LRR receptor-like serine/threonine-protein kinase ERL2 → MANQMIPSCFLLFLFCLMQTHILVVAILDPTDFLALQSIRKSLEDMPGSDFFSSWDFTADPCNFSGVLCDSDKVIALNLGDPRAGAAGLTGRLDAAIGKLSSLAEFTVVPGRIYGTLPQTISNLKSLKFLAINRNFISGEIPAELGELRSLKTIDLSYNQLTGKIPPTVGSLPGLTNLILCHNRLSGSLPRFGSQTLTRLDLKHNSLTGSLGPNSLPPSLQYLSLSWNQLTGSMDRVLTRLEQLNYLDLSLNQFTGTLPGRIFSFPLSNLQLQRNQFSGSVEPVDQVAIPTVDLSFNRLTGQISPMLASVQNLYLNNNRFSGRVPASFVDRLLDASIQILYLQHNYLTGIEISPTAVIPERSSLCMQYNCMVPPVETPCPLRAGKQKTRPTTQCNQFKG, encoded by the coding sequence ATGGCGAACCAAATGATTCCTTCATGTTTTcttctgtttttgttttgtttgatgcaAACACACATTCTTGTAGTTGCTATTTTGGATCCAACTGATTTTCTAGCTTTGCAATCGATTCGGAAATCTcttgaagacatgcctggttctGATTTCTTTTCTTCATGGGATTTCACCGCTGATCCTTGTAACTTCTCCGGCGTTTTATGTGATTCCGATAAGGTTATCGCTCTCAACCTCGGTGACCCTAGAGCCGGTGCGGCCGGTTTAACCGGACGTCTCGATGCCGCCATTGGTAAACTCTCTTCTCTGGCTGAGTTTACAGTTGTTCCGGGAAGGATATATGGTACTCTGCCTCAAACCATTTCCAATTTGAAGAGCCTCAAGTTTCTTGCTATTAACAGAAACTTCATCTCCGGCGAGATTCCGGCGGAGTTGGGTGAGTTACGCAGTCTTAAAACTATTGATCTCAGTTACAACCAGCTCACCGGAAAAATTCCTCCGACGGTCGGATCATTACCGGGACTAACGAATCTCATCCTCTGCCATAACCGTCTCTCCGGTTCTCTCCCTCGGTTCGGTTCTCAGACCTTAACCCGGTTGGACCTAAAGCACAACTCTCTCACCGGTTCACTTGGTCCAAACTCTCTCCCTCCGTCGCTTCAGTATCTCTCCTTGTCATGGAATCAACTCACCGGCTCAATGGACCGGGTTTTAACCCGGCTCGAGCAGCTAAATTATTTAGACCTGAGTCTAAACCAGTTCACAGGAACCCTTCCCGGTCGGATATTTTCATTTCCACTAAGCAATCTCCAATTACAAAGAAACCAGTTCTCCGGTTCAGTTGAACCGGTGGATCAAGTTGCAATTCCGACCGTTGATCTCAGTTTCAACCGGTTAACCGGTCAGATATCACCAATGCTAGCTAGCGTGCAGAATCTATACCTGAATAATAACCGGTTCTCCGGTCGGGTACCGGCTAGTTTTGTGGACCGGTTATTGGATGCGAGTATTCAGATATTGTATTTGCAGCATAACTATCTAACGGGAATTGAGATTAGTCCAACGGCTGTGATTCCAGAGAGAAGCTCACTGTGTATGCAGTATAATTGCATGGTCCCGCCCGTAGAGACTCCCTGCCCTTTGAGGGCTGGAAAACAGAAAACAAGACCTACTACACAGTGCAACCAGTTTAAAGGCTGA
- the LOC131643902 gene encoding LEC14B protein-like, whose amino-acid sequence MYDISGALYLDEMGYAMSRLDVESSECEGGNAIHESSSIGQSKRAFKNLDNEIAQITKLKSTPHQLLIHDGSGRKELPVSPVKMLAGREFNCSGRGRFSSADRCHLLSRYLPVNGPWLIDQMPSRAYVSQFSADGCLFVAGFQGNIIKIYNVDKGWKVQKNILTKSLRWTITDTSLSPDQRSLVYASMSPIVHIVNVGSSETESLANVTEIHDGLDFSSNDDGGYSFGIFSVKFSTDGRELVAGTSGDSLIVYDLEANKVSLRILAHAADVNTVCFADETGHLIYSGSDDSFCKVWDRRCLNANGKPAGVLMGHLEGITFIDTRGDGRYFISNGKDQTIKLWDLRKISSNVTCNRGQRSFEWDYRWMDYPPQAKNLNHPCDQSVATYRGHSVLRTLVRCFFSPAFSTGQKYIYTGSHNACVYVYDLVTGAQVATLKHHKSPVRDCSWHPFQTMLVSSSWDGDVVKWESSGSSDVAASSVKKRAYKRHFFQDYL is encoded by the exons ATGTATGATATTTCTGGTGCGCTTTACCTTGACGAAATGGGTTATGCTATGAGTAGATTAGATGTGGAATCTAGTGAATGTGAAGGTGGAAATGCCATCCATGAAAGTTCTAGTATTGGACAAAGTAAAAGGGCGTTTAAAAATTTAGACAATGAAATTGCTCAAATAACTAAGTTGAAATCAACACCTCATCAATTGTTAATACATGATGGATCTGGAAGGAAAGAGTTGCCTGTTTCCCCAGTGAAGATGCTGGCAGGTCGGGAGTTTAATTGTTCGGGGCGGGGAAGATTTTCTTCCGCTGATCGGTGTCATCTGTTGAGTAGATATTTGCCTGTAAATGGTCCTTGGCTTATCGACCAAATGCCTAGTCGAGCATATGTGTCTCAGTTTTCTGCTGATGGTTGTCTTTTTGTTGCTGGGTTCCAG ggaaatatcataaaaatatacAATGTGGACAAAGGTTGGAAAGTTCAAAAAAATATTCTAACCAAGAGTTTGAGATGGACAATCACTGATACTTCTCTTTCCCCTGATCAACGCAGTCTT GTTTATGCCAGCATGTCGCCCATTGTACACATTGTAAATGTTGGATCTTCTGAAACTGAGTCGCTAGCAAATGTGACG GAGATCCACGATGGTTTAGATTTTTCATCAAATGATGATGGAGGCTACTCTTTTGGAATTTTCTCTGTGAAATTCTCGACAGATGGGAGGGAATTAGTAGCAGGAACTAGTGGTGATTCTTTAATTGTATACGATCTTGAAGCAAATAAGGTTTCGCTTCGAATTTTAGCACACGCG GCTGATGTAAATACTGTATGCTTTGCTGATGAAACCGGCCATCTTATTTACTCTGGAAGTGATGATAGTTTCTGCAAG GTCTGGGACCGGCGTTGCTTAAATGCTAATGGCAAGCCAGCAGGGGTTTTGATGGGGCACCTGGAGGGCATTACATTTATTGATACTCGTGGAGATGGACGCTATTTCATTTCTAACGGTAAAGATCAGACCATAAAACTTTGGGACTTACGCAAAATCTCGTCCAATGTTACCTG TAATCGTGGACAGAGAAGTTTTGAATGGGATTACAGGTGGATGGATTACCCGCCGCAAGCAAAAAACTTGAATCATCCTTGTGATCAGTCAGTTGCTACATATAGAGGACATTCAGTCTTACGCACTCTCGTCCGCTGCTTTTTCTCCCCAGCTTTTAG CACTGGCCAAAAGTACATCTATACCGGATCACACAACGCATGTGTTTATGTATATGATTTG GTGACTGGAGCACAAGTTGCAACACTGAAGCACCATAAATCACCTGTAAGAGATTGTAGTTGGCACCCCTTCCAGACTATGCTTGTAAGCTCTTCTTGGGACGGGGATGTTGTAAAATGGGAATCTTCTGGGAGCTCTGATGTAGCAGCCTCTTCGGTTAAGAAAAGGGCAtacaaaagacatttttttcaagatTACCTATGA